Proteins co-encoded in one Methylobacterium sp. WL1 genomic window:
- a CDS encoding translocation/assembly module TamB domain-containing protein: MAGFFGRLSKIAIRPNTSPGVARVPSAVPERGSFAAVPNRFSCVAPLGVEKAIALALTCLLLLATLSLTIITPTRADDGEKTVLGGLLSRALSTPSSRVAIGAVDGALSSDATIRDVAVSDRDGVWLKLDRARIVWRRLALLSGRLEVDSLEIGRIDVLRRPIPGPTPPEAKPDGKLLPDLPVKVEIKGFKLAELVLGEPVAGQPARLSAEGKARLGAASEGLDLQARAQRLDAAGRFLLSLVYVPQGDRLELKANLVEPAGGLLSKAANVPGTPPIDFDLAGTGTLDAWNAHLDFTAGPDIGAKGGAKISRIGAERRLALDLAARIEGLVPGPAASVFAGTTKLDGGFAFADSGAFRIDRLELTSRTARLAASGSLTKDRIADLTLQARALPTEGAVTKAGEAEIGALVFDGSVKGPLAAPTVRGTLEAAGLRSRDSALDRIEARLGIDPQGDPSAQHFSITADGKIDGLRLADPALRRALGSRAQLTLRAASGPDGVIDVSSLRIESDTAKANYAGRVGQNTLTGTLDAALPDLAMFSGLAGRGLAGSVDAKARLSGDPARKALAADLTVTSAGLATGIAAAARALGRAPTLQGRVSQSYDGYGFDHLRLEGSGLTATLQGEATSASADVTGRIDLKSLADLDGRLTGRAGIDARMTGSLEHPQLAANVTAPAATADGKPIRDLRAEAIVSDALLAPDGTLTLSGDVAGKALRGGAHVARTGPDWVLDRLDLNLGSVAVSGNAIVAAETWLSAGTLSVKAANLADISPLAPEPVAGQLDATVTLSRDGGRQDAAIRATGAALRYGAYGLNRLDADLRGRDLRAHPVLDGRLDADRLLAASQQIDTVRLAAIGSPTGSDVTLTAKARGFNLDGAVRVVPDDDTRIEIQRLSAARGGDRFALTGPASVTLRDGGAVIDGLSIAAGTGRVTVSGRAGRDLDLKVAIRALPLSLARIAAPDLALSGTVDGDADLHGPAASPEGHYALTVSKLVAPQTRQAGLPPVDASAKGALSDGQASLDGRITAGRGVALTVAGSLPVETGGPLNLRARGTLDASLANTLLSTGGQSVTGRVAIDGGVTGTLAAPKAQGSAVLSGGSFTDPVNGIRLTAIDGRVTGRGDSLVVESLTASARNGGRLSVTGRVALEPDFPGQFHITADKAELVSSPLMNAVSSVDLTLAGPLARTPRIAGRIDIVSIDVAVPDRLPSTVKPLPGVRHVNTPPDVRARLALRADRKAAVTPGKRQKKPAVPFDATLDVRIEAPSRIFVRGRGIDAELGGSLRVTGTSRAPNAVGGFGMRRGVFQLVGQRLDFSRGNLTFAGSLTTPELDFAAETKAGDVTARVAVSGYADAPQFSLTSDPVLPQDEILSRLLFKKAAGGLSPFQALQLAQAVAQLSGGAAGPDVFEQARKSLGLDSLDVSTGASGGPALGASRYISDRVSVGVKAGAKPADTAVGVDFDVTRRIKLKGEAGSDGRTSLGVGAEYEW; encoded by the coding sequence ATGGCTGGTTTTTTCGGGAGACTGAGCAAGATCGCCATCCGGCCCAACACATCACCGGGCGTGGCGCGGGTCCCCTCTGCCGTGCCGGAAAGGGGAAGCTTCGCAGCCGTTCCGAACCGGTTCTCGTGCGTTGCGCCCCTCGGCGTTGAAAAAGCTATCGCGCTCGCGCTGACCTGCCTTCTCCTCCTCGCCACCCTCTCGCTGACGATCATCACACCGACCCGCGCGGACGACGGCGAGAAGACCGTGCTCGGCGGTTTGCTGTCCCGGGCGCTCTCGACACCGTCCTCGCGCGTGGCGATCGGGGCGGTGGACGGTGCGCTGTCCTCGGACGCCACAATCCGCGACGTGGCGGTGAGCGATCGCGACGGCGTGTGGTTGAAGCTCGACCGGGCCCGGATCGTCTGGCGGCGCCTCGCGCTGCTGTCGGGCCGGCTCGAGGTGGACAGCCTGGAGATCGGGCGGATCGACGTGCTGCGCCGGCCGATCCCCGGCCCGACCCCGCCGGAGGCCAAGCCGGACGGGAAGCTGCTGCCGGACCTGCCCGTGAAGGTCGAGATCAAGGGCTTCAAGCTGGCCGAGCTGGTGCTGGGCGAGCCCGTGGCCGGTCAGCCGGCCCGGCTCTCGGCGGAGGGCAAGGCGCGGCTCGGCGCGGCCAGCGAAGGGCTCGACCTGCAGGCCCGGGCCCAGCGTCTCGACGCGGCCGGACGCTTCCTGCTGTCCCTCGTCTACGTGCCGCAGGGCGACCGTTTGGAGCTGAAGGCCAACCTGGTCGAGCCGGCCGGCGGACTGTTATCCAAGGCGGCCAACGTTCCCGGCACGCCTCCGATCGACTTCGACCTCGCGGGCACCGGCACGCTGGATGCCTGGAACGCCCATCTCGATTTCACCGCCGGCCCGGATATCGGCGCGAAGGGCGGCGCCAAGATCTCCCGAATCGGCGCCGAGCGGCGGCTCGCCCTGGATCTCGCCGCGCGCATCGAGGGCCTCGTGCCCGGTCCAGCCGCATCGGTCTTCGCCGGCACGACCAAGCTCGACGGCGGCTTCGCCTTCGCGGATAGCGGCGCCTTCCGGATCGACCGGCTGGAGCTGACCTCGCGGACCGCGCGGCTGGCTGCCAGCGGCAGCCTGACCAAAGACCGGATCGCCGACCTGACGCTCCAGGCCCGCGCCCTGCCCACCGAGGGCGCGGTCACCAAGGCCGGCGAGGCCGAGATCGGCGCGTTGGTGTTCGACGGCAGCGTGAAGGGGCCACTCGCCGCGCCGACTGTGCGGGGTACCCTCGAGGCGGCCGGCCTCCGCAGCCGGGATTCCGCGCTCGACCGGATCGAGGCGCGCCTCGGGATCGATCCCCAGGGCGACCCGTCCGCCCAGCATTTTTCCATCACGGCGGACGGCAAGATCGACGGCCTGCGGTTGGCGGACCCGGCCCTGCGTCGCGCTCTCGGCAGCCGCGCGCAACTGACCCTGCGGGCGGCCTCCGGGCCGGACGGGGTGATCGACGTGTCGAGCCTCCGGATCGAATCCGACACCGCCAAGGCGAACTACGCCGGACGGGTCGGACAGAACACGCTGACCGGCACCCTCGACGCCGCGCTGCCGGACCTGGCGATGTTCTCCGGCCTCGCCGGGCGCGGGCTCGCCGGGAGCGTCGATGCCAAGGCGCGCCTCAGCGGCGACCCGGCCAGGAAGGCGCTGGCGGCAGACCTGACCGTCACCAGCGCCGGCCTTGCCACCGGCATCGCGGCGGCCGCCCGCGCGCTCGGCCGCGCGCCGACGCTGCAAGGGCGGGTGTCGCAATCCTATGACGGCTACGGATTCGATCATCTGCGCCTGGAGGGCTCGGGCCTGACCGCGACCCTGCAGGGCGAGGCGACCTCGGCCAGCGCGGATGTCACCGGGCGGATCGACCTCAAGAGCCTCGCCGACCTAGACGGACGCCTGACCGGGCGCGCCGGTATCGACGCGCGCATGACCGGCTCCCTCGAGCATCCCCAACTCGCCGCGAACGTCACGGCGCCGGCCGCAACCGCGGACGGCAAGCCGATCCGCGACCTGCGGGCCGAAGCCATCGTCTCCGACGCCCTGCTGGCGCCGGACGGTACGCTGACGCTGTCCGGCGACGTCGCCGGCAAGGCGCTGCGCGGCGGCGCCCACGTGGCGAGGACGGGGCCCGACTGGGTGCTCGACCGGCTCGACCTCAACCTCGGCTCGGTGGCCGTCTCGGGCAACGCCATCGTGGCGGCCGAGACCTGGCTGTCGGCCGGTACGCTATCCGTGAAGGCGGCCAATCTCGCCGACATCTCCCCGCTCGCCCCGGAGCCCGTGGCCGGCCAGCTCGATGCCACGGTCACCCTCTCCCGGGACGGCGGCCGCCAAGATGCCGCGATCCGGGCGACCGGTGCCGCGCTGCGCTACGGCGCCTATGGCCTCAATCGCCTCGACGCCGACCTGAGGGGCCGCGACCTGCGCGCCCATCCCGTCCTCGACGGACGCCTGGACGCCGACCGGCTCCTTGCCGCCAGCCAACAGATCGATACGGTCCGGCTCGCCGCGATCGGCAGCCCGACGGGCAGCGACGTGACGCTCACCGCCAAGGCGCGTGGCTTCAACCTCGACGGCGCAGTCCGGGTAGTGCCGGACGACGACACCCGCATCGAGATTCAGCGCCTCTCGGCTGCCCGCGGCGGCGACCGCTTCGCCCTGACCGGACCGGCCTCCGTGACCTTGCGCGACGGTGGCGCGGTGATCGACGGATTGTCGATCGCGGCGGGCACGGGCCGGGTCACGGTCTCGGGCCGGGCCGGGCGGGATCTCGATCTGAAGGTGGCGATCCGCGCGCTGCCCCTGTCGTTGGCCCGGATCGCCGCGCCCGACCTCGCCCTCTCCGGTACGGTGGACGGCGATGCGGACCTCCACGGCCCCGCGGCGAGCCCGGAGGGTCATTACGCGCTCACCGTCTCCAAGCTTGTGGCACCCCAGACCCGGCAGGCCGGCCTGCCGCCGGTCGATGCCAGCGCCAAGGGTGCCCTATCGGACGGGCAGGCCAGCCTCGACGGCCGGATCACGGCCGGGCGCGGCGTCGCCCTGACGGTGGCGGGCTCGCTGCCCGTTGAGACCGGAGGCCCGCTGAACCTGCGCGCCCGCGGCACCTTGGACGCGTCCCTTGCCAACACGCTGCTGAGCACCGGCGGGCAGAGCGTCACAGGGCGGGTCGCCATCGATGGCGGCGTCACCGGCACCCTGGCGGCGCCCAAGGCCCAGGGTTCGGCGGTGCTGAGCGGCGGCAGTTTCACCGACCCGGTCAACGGCATCCGGCTGACCGCGATCGACGGGCGCGTGACCGGCCGCGGCGACAGCCTCGTGGTCGAGAGCCTGACGGCGTCCGCCCGGAACGGCGGCCGCCTCTCGGTCACAGGGCGGGTCGCCCTAGAGCCGGATTTCCCCGGCCAGTTCCATATCACCGCCGACAAGGCGGAGCTGGTCTCCAGCCCGCTGATGAATGCGGTGTCGAGCGTCGATCTCACCCTGGCCGGCCCGCTGGCCCGGACGCCGCGGATCGCCGGCCGGATCGACATCGTGTCGATCGACGTGGCCGTGCCCGATCGGCTGCCCTCAACGGTGAAGCCCCTGCCGGGCGTGCGCCACGTCAACACGCCGCCCGACGTCCGGGCGCGGCTGGCGCTGCGGGCGGACCGCAAGGCGGCCGTCACACCCGGCAAACGGCAGAAGAAACCCGCCGTGCCGTTCGATGCCACCCTCGACGTGCGCATCGAGGCGCCAAGCCGGATCTTCGTGCGCGGGCGCGGCATCGATGCAGAGCTCGGCGGATCGCTCCGAGTCACCGGCACGTCGCGCGCGCCGAACGCAGTCGGTGGCTTCGGCATGCGCCGCGGGGTGTTCCAACTGGTGGGGCAGCGTCTCGATTTCAGCCGCGGCAACCTGACCTTCGCGGGCAGCCTGACCACGCCGGAACTCGATTTCGCCGCCGAGACCAAGGCCGGCGACGTCACCGCCCGGGTTGCGGTGAGCGGCTACGCGGACGCGCCGCAATTCAGCCTGACCTCCGATCCGGTCCTGCCCCAGGACGAGATCCTGTCGCGCCTGCTGTTCAAGAAGGCCGCGGGCGGCCTGTCGCCGTTCCAGGCACTCCAGCTCGCGCAGGCCGTGGCGCAGCTCTCGGGCGGTGCGGCCGGGCCGGACGTGTTCGAGCAGGCCCGCAAGAGCCTCGGACTCGACAGCCTCGACGTCTCCACGGGCGCCAGCGGCGGCCCGGCGCTCGGCGCCTCGCGCTACATTTCGGACCGCGTCTCCGTCGGTGTGAAGGCGGGCGCCAAGCCCGCCGACACCGCAGTTGGCGTCGATTTCGACGTGACGCGCCGGATCAAGCTGAAGGGCGAGGCGGGGAGCGATGGGCGCACCAGTCTGGGTGTTGGTGCGGAATACGAGTGGTAG